From the Streptomyces sp. KMM 9044 genome, one window contains:
- a CDS encoding subtilase-type protease inhibitor, producing the protein MTYTSPKAVRSALLAATALLAFLVPAPAQAAPDPQGAADSDQWLLLGVDQGETRTGTTSGSLLLCDPPQGHPRAAEACEELAAADGRITGIPARDTYCPMVYAPVTAHVRGQWRGQPVEYTETFPNRCVMEARTGSVFALDGP; encoded by the coding sequence ATGACGTACACCTCACCCAAAGCGGTACGGAGCGCGCTGCTGGCGGCGACCGCCCTCCTCGCCTTCCTCGTCCCCGCCCCCGCGCAGGCGGCTCCGGACCCCCAAGGCGCAGCCGACTCCGACCAGTGGCTTCTCCTCGGTGTGGACCAGGGCGAGACCCGGACCGGCACGACGTCCGGCAGCCTGCTCCTCTGTGACCCGCCCCAGGGGCACCCGCGCGCAGCCGAGGCCTGCGAGGAACTCGCCGCGGCGGACGGGCGCATCACCGGCATTCCGGCCCGGGACACCTACTGCCCGATGGTCTACGCCCCGGTGACCGCCCATGTGCGCGGGCAGTGGCGAGGACAGCCGGTCGAGTACACGGAGACCTTCCCGAACCGGTGCGTGATGGAGGCCCGGACCGGCTCCGTGTTCGCTCTGGACGGGCCCTAG